The bacterium genome has a segment encoding these proteins:
- the leuD gene encoding 3-isopropylmalate dehydratase small subunit encodes MNNKLQFKGKAWKYGDNVNTDEIIPARYLNTSDPDELAQHCMEDIDAEFIHRVKPGDIIVAGDNFGCGSSREHAPVAIKAAKISCIIAKSFARIFYRNAINIGLPILECPDAVAGINTGDEVEVDLSTGTITNHTSGKTYQAASFPPFMQSLIAAGGLMNYVKQKIT; translated from the coding sequence ATGAACAATAAACTGCAATTTAAAGGTAAAGCGTGGAAATATGGAGATAATGTAAATACCGATGAAATTATTCCGGCACGATACCTGAATACATCTGACCCGGATGAACTTGCCCAGCATTGTATGGAAGATATTGATGCCGAGTTTATTCACCGAGTTAAACCAGGAGATATTATTGTTGCTGGGGATAATTTCGGATGTGGCAGTTCGCGGGAACATGCGCCGGTTGCAATTAAAGCAGCGAAAATCTCTTGTATTATTGCGAAAAGCTTTGCACGAATATTCTATCGGAATGCGATTAATATCGGGTTACCAATACTGGAATGTCCGGACGCAGTTGCGGGAATTAATACCGGTGACGAAGTAGAAGTAGATTTATCTACCGGAACCATTACAAACCATACCTCGGGGAAAACCTACCAAGCAGCAAGTTTCCCACCATTTATGCAGTCGCTCATTGCAGCGGGCGGGTTAATGAACTATGTGAAACAGAAAATTACGTAG